From a single Thermothielavioides terrestris NRRL 8126 chromosome 1, complete sequence genomic region:
- a CDS encoding glycoside hydrolase family 31 protein (CAZy_ID 269689), translating into MLAPAPLGSRWTAYLGLLSALSAAFVPAVAVKEHDFKKCHQSGFCARNRAFADHALASSSWQSPYNIAPESGSFKDGQYQAVILKTINDSGETVRLPITVSFLESGTARVTVDEEKRQKGEIELRHNSKARKERYNEAEKWVIVGGTALDKAAKVDYEDKTQLTVKYGPAAKFEATIKFSPFAIDFKRDGHSQIKFNDQGLLNIEHWRPKIEKAEPEKKEGETATEETKAEETKAEPQGEDESTWWDESFGGNTDTKPRGPESVALDISFVGYEHVYGIPSHAGPLSLKQTRGGEGNYQEPYRLYNADVFEYILDSPMTLYGAIPFMQAHRKDSSVGVFWLNAAETWIDITKSKDSTNPLALGAKSKTSTRTHWISESGLLDVFVFLGPTPKDLTANYGELTGTTAMPQEFSLGYHQCRWNYISEEDVKDVDRKMDKFKMPYDVIWLDIEYTDEKKYFTWDKHSFTDPIGMGKHLDSHGRKLVTIIDPHIKNVGDYPVVAELKSKDLAVKNKEGSIFEGWCWPGSSHWIDAFNPAAREWWASLFKYDSFKGTMENTWIWNDMNEPSVFNGPETTMPKDNLHFGNWEHRDVHNLNGMTFQNATYHALKSRKPGELRRPFVLTRAFFAGSQRVGAMWTGDNQAAWDHLQASIPMILSQGISGFPFSGADVGGFFGNPEKELLTRWYQAGAFYPFFRGHAHIDARRREPYLTGEPYNTIITAALRLRYSLLPSWYTAFRHAHLDGTPIIKPMFYTHPSEEAGFAIDDQFFIGNTGLLAKPVTEKDKDTADIWIPDAEVYYDYFTYDVIPTAKGKHVTLSAPLHKIPLLMRGGHVFARRDIPRRSSALMRWDNYTIIVTVPKDGKRAEGDLYVDDGDSYDFQRGQYIHRRFVFDGAAKTLTSADAEGRESGAAAAAAQEGGEGEWMKKMRAVGVDKIVVVGAPAAWAGKKSVKVHSEGKTWEAHVEFTPATQGRAAFAVVRKVGARIGADWTVDFA; encoded by the exons ATGCTTGCCCCAGCGCCGCTAGGCTCGAGATGGACGGCCTACCTGGGCCTGCTGTCTGCCCTCTCAGCTGCATTTGTGCCTGCAG TCGCTGTCAAGGAGCATGATTTCAAAAAATGCCATCAATCGGGCTTCTGTGCCCGAAATCGTGCCTTCGCCGACCATGCCCTCGCCTCCAGCTCGTGGCAATCGCCCTACAACATCGCCCCCGAGTCAGGCTCGTTCAAGGATGGGCAGTACCAGGCCGTAATTCTCAAGACTATCAACGACAGCGGCGAAACTGTGCGCCTGCCGATCACCGTCTCCTTCCTCGAGTCGGGGACGGCACGTGTCACTGTCGACGAGGAGAAGCGCCAGAAGGGAGAGATTGAGCTGCGCCACAATAGTAAAGCGAGGAAAGAGCGTTATAACGAGGCCGAGAAATGGGTCATTGTTGGCGGGACGGCGCTTgacaaggcggccaaggtcGACTACGAGGACAAGACACAGCTCACCGTCAAGTACGGCCCGGCTGCGAAGTTTGAGGCCACCATCAAGTTCTCTCCCTTCGCCATAGACTTCAAGAGGGACGGCCACAGCCAGATCAAGTTCAACGACCAGGGCCTGTTGAACATTGAGCACTGGCGCCCAAAgatcgagaaggccgagcctgagaagaaggagggcgaGACGGCAACCGAGGAGACCAAGGCCGAGGAAACGAAGGCGGAGCCccagggcgaggacgagagcACTTGGTGGGACGAGTCCTTCGGCGGCAACACCGACACTAAACCCCGCGGACCCGAGAGCGTTGCGCTCGATATCTCGTTCGTCGGCTACGAGCACGTGTACGGCATCCCGTCTCACGCTGGCCCGCTCTCGCTCAAGCAGACCCGTGGTGGCGAGGGCAACTACCAGGAGCCCTACAGGCTGTACAATGCCGACGTCTTCGAGTACATCCTGGACAGCCCCATGACGCTCTACGGCGCTATCCCCTTCATGCAGGCCCATCGCAAGGATTCCAGCGTCGGCGTCTTCTGGCTGAATGCCGCCGAGACCTGGATCGACATTACCAAGAGCAAGGACTCGACGAACCCTCTCGCTCTGGGAGCCAAGTCCAAGACGAGCACTCGTACGCACTGGATCTCCGAGAGCGGCTTGCTGGacgtcttcgtcttcctaGGCCCGACACCCAAGGATCTCACGGCGAATTACGGAGAGCTCACAGGCACCACGGCGATGCCGCAAGAGTTCTCACTGGGCTACCACCAGTGCCGGTGGAACTACATCTCGGAGGAGGACGTCAAGGATGTGGACCGCAAGATGGACAAGTTCAAGATGCCCTACGACGTCATCTGGCTCGATATCGAGTACACGGACGAGAAGAAGTACTTCACGTGGGACAAACACAGCTTCACGGACCCGATCGGCATGGGCAAGCATTTGGACAGCCACGGCCGGAAACTGGTCACCATCATCGACCCGCACATCAAGAACGTCGGCGACTATCCCGTGGTGGCGGAGCTCAAGTCCAAGGATCTCGCTGTCAAGAACAAGGAGGGCAGCATTTTCGAgggctggtgctggccggGCTCGTCGCACTGGATTGATGCCTTCAACCCTGCGGCGCGCGAGTGGTGGGCCTCGCTCTTCAAGTACGACTCGTTCAAGGGCACCATGGAAAACACGTGGATCTGGAACGACATGAATGAGCCGTCCGTGTTCAACGGGCCCGAGACCACCATGCCCAAGGACAACCTCCATTTCGGAAACTGGGAGCACCGCGACGTGCATAACCTGAACGGCATGACATTCCAAAACGCCACCTACCACGCCCTCAAGTCCCGCAAGCCgggcgagctgcgccgccCATTCGTGCTGACGCGCGCCTTCTTTGCCGGCTCGCAGCGCGTGGGCGCCATGTGGACTGGCGACAACCAGGCGGCGTGGGACCACCTCCAGGCGTCGATCCCCATGATCCTCAGCCAAGGCATCTCGGGCTTCCCGTTCTCAGGTGCTGATGTGGGTGGTTTTTTCGGCAACCCGGAGAAGGAGCTCCTGACTCGCTGGTACCAAGCCGGCGCCTTCTACCCCTTCTTCCGCGGCCACGCGCACATTGACGCCCGGCGACGCGAACCATACCTGACGGGCGAGCCGTACAACACCATCATCACCGCGGCGCTTCGCCTGCGTTACAGCCTGCTCCCGTCGTGGTACACGGCCTTCCGGCATGCCCACCTGGACGGCACGCCCATCATCAAGCCCATGTTCTACACGCACCCGTCCGAAGAGGCGGGCTTCGCCATCGACGACCAGTTCTTCATCGGCAACACGGGCCTGCTCGCGAAGCCGGTCAccgagaaggacaaggacacGGCCGACATCTGGAtccccgacgccgaggtcTACTACGACTACTTCACGTACGACGTCATCCCCACCGCCAAGGGCAAGCACGTCACGCTGAGCGCGCCTTTGCACAAAATCCCGCTGCTGATGCGCGGGGGCCACGTCTTCGCCCGCCGCGACATTCCGCGCCGGTCCAGCGCGCTCATGAGGTGGGATAACTACACGATTATCGTCACCGTCCCCAAGGACGGCAagcgcgccgagggcgacctgtatgtcgacgacggcgactcGTACGActtccagcgcggccagTACATCCACCGCCGGTTTGTCTTCGACGGCGCGGCCAAGACCCTCACCTCGGCTGATGCCGAGGGCCGCGAgtccggcgccgcagcggcggcggcgcaggaggGCGGAGAAGGCGAGTGGATGAAGAAGatgcgcgccgtcggcgtcgacaaGATTgtggtcgtcggcgcgccggccgcgtggGCGGGCAAGAAGTCGGTCAAGGTCCACAGCGAGGGCAAGACCTGGGAGGCCCACGTCGAGTTCACGCCGGCGACCCAGGGCCGCGCTGCGTTTGCCGTGGTCAGGAAGGTCGGCGCGCGGATTGGAGCGGACTGGACTGTGGATTTTGCTTGA
- a CDS encoding uncharacterized protein (Contains conserved domain PRK05648[PRK05648], DNA polymerase III subunits gamma and tau): MAALPENWEWDYDGTRWFYRYKPTGLIQYTFPKPGDEFPEFVDDNAAPLDLAPEERLVSQQQIKRRSTLGGSWRGQPARAKQRERAVSNVSSDQDDGSEPFWLQPDGLMYMGPGAYNDISPLQEEDEDERGQATNDADDGGDKKDSASAAAQHVADGPAAAGSPSKGAAVAVPSQISPSTSTETTPQVPNSHPATATPQIDRAIIVESVDAAPAPVVAAPVDPPAPEIPLLDSREVPYDPLGFVAELPSELTAQCHVEINPAPVELPGNELMVDTSEPAPYANAFHLEPAELPSDEIPAGRRVARNTAEQKSLSSQTTRSQQEQQQQRPHQTTRELLSRPYGAARQNSTPQVASTVAHMPGGGVAEPPPSGKYQPYNPARQGAFGAAAANRHSIAEIRPLVPADDNNKRHSLAGPALSRVPPSDVPAALLPPHIPPKLPLDSPDSSRQSSLPGAEARHESISGLTTKASGGLTHFPSVLQPARGRPVMRAQSPPQSKGASPARAYQAYKPYHDLQRDIEDTVQLLSNAGFGQGTTTSAQASSVAARPQASRTNTLPAHLPSLPYMGGYPHLPPSSASVPAPLTHLHSHQTPPAECGGCVATGGAAGSVMPLQYSAPLPPSSPDLPPPLNISRKSPPLPSSVPTGFSAFRPEVTAKADAIFSGATAAPVHTTAASAPAPASLGAEANPDRETMLAAPNSAGPAGQAGAASYPNQAGSSGPPPSAAAKVEGTASFNSLAASSEKLQPSGHPSPAKPASFAVEAVGAAPVMPLPSEAAPVSDSGSSPAPLPADVLVTVTDQQPLAPSASDVGYQETRQSIPAQSDLVGPDNVHIPPHVVSEVHHKPPANPNMPLPTDGTVQSASAVLYASPAPAATVASQVPFNSHTGGRGANPEMTPPRSVASPRAPTPSPRTPSPLSRASSPPTQQNNIQKRIPSVSPPAIAMAGSAQQGSFTGQQTLLHKTGIHAPVVGLGPAPMPSSSSALPNASLAAPSTGPGHTFQTDHNSLGSYQVGVSQLSAPGAVSAAEHGYLPTHESGDCQRPAAQVHADNIEAAAAPNQQSQQPPQGVVAPVVSQSAMPNANPGLSTPLPAPAPTQEEAPSSPVSVADQEHKRTQPPMPSPMQAIGQTQLPLHSGGQLPSNVAAHGQPSVAPTGRPFSPPATTQLGPLPHPGAPGTAPPQPPVMLASPTIPAGMVPQGVHPGMFLQQQYAYHPSVFPQPGMQVAQHQPVPPHLLQPGQMPMGAPLTQAPQPPQQPVKQEKSWFGRLWRSESVKKPTKSGAAAQPGTPPQQLFPVFPPSVPPNQPAPPHQFALAAVQPHMAMMTMNNQNYPSQPQFRAPNHNPNQPVMPPPQVRPAIQQQAQLLHHPAQRPSSIGPGQGQTAQQEQSPVQPPAPAQAQGQTQPQGGTPVPVALPVQGQGQGQGQEQATGERHEGGGGYP, encoded by the coding sequence ATGGCTGCGCTCCCGGAGAACTGGGAATGGGACTACGACGGCACGCGCTGGTTCTACCGCTACAAGCCGACCGGCCTCATCCAGTACACCTTCCCCAAGCCCGGCGACGAGTTTCCCGAGTTTGTTGACGACAACGCGGCGCCGCTCGATCTGGCCCCCGAGGAGAGGCTTGTCAGCCAGCAACAGATCAAACGACGGAGTACTCTGGGCGGGTCTTGGCGGGGACAGCCAGCCCGCGCCAAACAGCGCGAACGGGCGGTTTCCAACGTCAGTTCGGACCAGGATGACGGCAGCGAGCCTTTTTGGCTCCAGCCCGACGGCCTCATGTACATGGGGCCGGGCGCGTACAACGACATCAGTCCTTTgcaggaagaggacgaggacgagcggGGCCAGGCAACCAACGAcgcggacgacggcggcgacaaaAAGGACAgtgccagcgccgccgcccagcatgTGGCTGACGGCCCAGCTGCTGCGGGGTCCCCGAGCAAAGGCGCTGCCGTTGCTGTGCCCTCGCAGATATCGCCCTCGACGAGCACCGAAACCACTCCGCAAGTACCCAACAGCCACCCCGCAACCGCCACCCCTCAGATAGACAGAGCAATCATTGTTGAGAGCGTCGATGCTGCCCCTGCACCGGTAGTCGCGGCGCCTGTGGATCCTCCAGCCCCGGAGATCCCCCTCCTCGACAGCCGGGAGGTGCCGTACGACCCCCTCGGCTTTGTGGCCGAGCTTCCCAGCGAGCTGACCGCTCAGTGCCATGTGGAGATCAACCCAGCTCCTGTGGAGTTACCCGGCAACGAGCTCATGGTGGACACGTCGGAGCCAGCCCCTTATGCGAACGCCTTCCATCTGGAGCCGGCTGAACTGCCCTCCGACGAGATTCCTGCTGGGCGAAGGGTGGCGCGCAATACAGCGGAGCAGAAATCGCTGTCCTCGCAAACGACACGGAGCCAACAggagcaacaacagcaaaGACCGCATCAAACCACCCGAGAGTTGCTCAGTCGGCCGTACGGAGCGGCTCGGCAGAATTCGACACCCCAAGTCGCCAGTACCGTGGCACAcatgcccggcggcggcgtcgccgagccgCCACCCTCAGGCAAGTACCAGCCTTACAACCCGGCCAGGCAGGGTGCCTTCGGAGCTGCCGCTGCGAACCGGCACTCTATCGCCGAGATTCGCCCTCTGGTCCCAGCCGACGACAATAACAAGAGGCACTCCCTGGCAGGGCCAGCCCTATCGCGCGTTCCGCCTTCCGACGTCCCTGCTGCGCTCCTGCCGCCGCACATTCCTCCGAAGCTGCCTTTGGACTCCCCCGACAGTAGTCGGCAGTCCTCGCTTCCGGGCGCCGAAGCGCGCCATGAGAGCATCTCTGGTCTCACCACCAAGGCCAGCGGCGGTCTCACCCATTTCCCGTCAGTCCTGCAGCCCGCCCGCGGGCGTCCGGTCATGCGGGCCCAGTCCCCTCCGCAGAGCAAGGGAGCTAGCCCGGCTCGGGCCTACCAGGCGTACAAGCCCTACCACGACCTGCAGCGGGACATCGAGGACACCGTGCAGCTTCTATCCAACGCCGGATTCGGTCAGGGGACGACAACATCTGCCCAAGCGTCGAGTGTCGCGGCGAGACCCCAGGCCTCTAGAACGAACACTCTGCCAGCGCATCTTCCCTCGCTCCCGTACATGGGTGGCTACCCACATTTGCCGCCTTCATCAGCGAGCGTGCCCGCGCCCTTGACGCATCTGCATTCTCACCAAACACCGCCTGCTGAGTGCGGCGGCTGTGTTGCAACCGGGGGAGCGGCAGGTAGCGTGATGCCCCTGCAATATTCCGCCCCCCTTCCGCCCTCAAGCCCtgacctgccgccgcccttgaACATCTCTCGCAAGTCGCCTCCGCTCCCGAGCAGCGTGCCAACTGGCTTTTCCGCTTTTAGGCCCGAGGTCACAGCCAAAGCGGATGCGATCTTCTCGGGGGCCACGGCAGCGCCGGTCCATACTACCGCTGCTtccgcgccggcaccggccaGCTTGGGGGCTGAAGCAAACCCCGACCGTGAGACCATGCTGGCCGCACCGAACTCGGCAGGACCTGCTGGGCAAGCTGGAGCGGCAAGCTACCCCAACCAAGCGGGCAGCTCAGGTCCACCTCCATCGGCGGCTGCCAAGGTGGAGGGGACAGCTAGCTTCAACAGTCTGGCCGCGTCCAGTGAGAAGCTGCAGCCCTCGGGTCATCCATCGCCGGCTAAGCCAGCATCTTTCGCTGTCGAGGCCGTGGGTGCCGCGCCTGTAATGCCGCTCCCGTCAGAGGCCGCACCTGTATCTGATAGCGGAAGCTCCCCAGCGCCGTTACCAGCCGACGTATTAGTGACCGTGACGGACCAGCAGCCGCTGGCACCTTCGGCCTCGGACGTGGGTTACCAAGAGACTCGCCAGTCTATTCCTGCTCAGTCTGATCTGGTTGGTCCTGATAATGTTCATATCCCGCCTCATGTCGTCTCCGAAGTCCATCACAAGCCTCCGGCAAACCCGAACATGCCGCTCCCCACCGACGGTACTGTCCAAAGTGCCTCAGCTGTACTCTACGCCTCGCCTGCTCCGGCTGCAACTGTCGCAAGTCAGGTTCCGTTCAATAGCCATACCGGTGGACGCGGCGCAAACCCGGAAATGACACCGCCACGATCAGTTGCCAGTCCTCGAGCACCCACTCCAAGTCCCCGGACACCTAGCCCTCTTTCACGtgcgtcgtcgccgcctaCTCAGCAAAACAATATTCAGAAGCGCATTCCGTCGGTATCTCCGCCGGCGATTGCGATGGCTGGTTCTGCGCAACAGGGGTCATTCACAGGTCAGCAGACGTTGCTGCACAAGACCGGTATCCATGCTCCAGTGGTCGGACTCGGACCTGCTCCCatgccttcttcttcctctgcaTTGCCAAATgcctcgctggcggcacCCTCAACAGGTCCAGGTCACACTTTCCAGACCGATCATAACTCGCTTGGGTCTTACCAAGTCGGTGTTTCTCAGCTCTCTGCGCCTGGAGCCGTAAGCGCAGCTGAGCACGGTTACTTGCCCACTCATGAATCTGGCGACTGCCAACGTCCTGCGGCCCAAGTTCACGCCGATAACATTGaggccgcggcagcgccaaACCAGCAATCCCAGCAACCCCCTCAAGGCGTAGTAGCACCCGTGGTCTCACAATCAGCCATGCCCAATGCGAATCCAGGCCTGTCCACACCGttgcccgcgccggccccgaCTCAGGAGGAGGCTCCCTCATCTCCCGTTTCTGTAGCCGATCAGGAACATAAGAGAACCCAGCCTCCGATGCCATCACCGATGCAAGCCATCGGGCAAACCCAGCTTCCCCTACACTCAGGAGGCCAGTTGCCATCGAATGTCGCCGCTCATGGGCAGCCATCTGTGGCACCCACGGGCCGACCATTCTCACCGCCGGCAACCACACAGCTAGGCCCGCTACCTCATCCCGGAGCACCAGGAACTGCACCTCCCCAGCCCCCTGTAATGTTGGCTTCGCCTACGATTCCCGCAGGAATGGTGCCCCAGGGTGTCCATCCTGGAATGTTCCTGCAGCAACAGTATGCTTACCACCCAAGCGTGTTTCCCCAGCCAGGCATGCAAGTCGCACAACATCAACCAGTGCCACCGCATCTGCTGCAGCCAGGCCAAATGCCCATGGGTGCGCCCCTCACTCAGGCTCCTCAACCACCGCAACAACCAGTCAAGCAAGAAAAGAGCTGGTTCGGCAGGCTGTGGAGGAGCGAGAGCGTGAAAAAGCCCACCAAAAGCGGTGCAGCAGCCCAACCGGGGACACCCCCTCAACAGCTGTTTCCGGTCTTTCCTCCGTCTGTTCCTCCCAACCAGCCCGCCCCTCCGCATCAGTTCGCCCTGGCTGCCGTACAGCCGCACATGGCAATGATGACGATGAACAATCAGAATTACCCGAGCCAGCCGCAGTTCCGCGCGCCGAACCACAACCCGAACCAGCCCgtcatgccgccgccgcaggtaCGCCCGGCGatccagcagcaggcgcagctgctgcacCACCCGGCGCAGAGGCCGAGTTCGATAGGTCCCGGCCAGGGCCAGACGGCTCAGCAAGAGCAGTCGCCGgtgcagccgccggcgccggcgcaggcgcaggggCAAACGCAGCCGCAGGGCGGAACACCCGTGCCTGTCGCTTTGCCTGTCCaagggcaggggcaggggcaggggcaagAGCAAGCTACTGGAGAGCGGCatgagggcggcggtggatACCCC
- a CDS encoding INO80 chromatin remodeling complex Ies1-like protein (1| INO80 chromatin remodeling complex Ies1 [Glomerella graminicola M1. 001]) — protein sequence MAATPSSALMSDVEMPSSPFHAEKSFMTVHTEDDVSRAGVVTPEPSGRQPRGKKRGRDDGQGTNGTTIGKIRHLKKEDGEPLWRKDIQYDFLKAIFDNEDKVFTNSYEKDRLGKQCFADLYIDTMSRSSKTSKVLRDKLLSDRDAAKGMAMVCLLVNIGRMNTTLNFFPEMRAQLRTYHAIPSLQARQDPHAYKQLQDAPRLKSILKGGCDDRPEPASLDEVKALNVPRTNPVNLLFLICHSAAKIAELHFPPGYEFYDLLMKTNFSSKSRARAFLWLMWFYLESDFTEEGCEENPFGPGVDYGVDVANQGIPRLEFLTEEEEEQENVDTQEEIEFGYAKQKMRAKIIEADQQFMAESQTKRGGGRGRGFPAGDEIGPTTGILPRIRPSKNESDLDSVRSTPPPRAFGRQSGVFGSTSRRGPHSLKYQVFDGSSPGGDRAIEGIVPRKPRPPTAHQLAVERNRSQRVEYILDRGMRRTHHRARKLRRAEGAIIRALPRLAQMQNPFDDSEEDEAVVHGNGKHSSSVANGDAKRLRERGYGGLAQLKDEADDFGEQVSSYAAAFRRAERRLARWESHNGPPLGVIAPVKRPRMRNGTGRGDEDDGEGDGEGEGEGEGSPSKEPIDPAETEDETEVMLHARRLQSSQPARRETNGVRHVDTNEDTPMDDADDLDDVDRELLGLGDGDGDEVEGEGENEGEGDGEGEDELDEVDKTLLGMDGDSDSE from the exons ATGGCTGCAACACCGAGTTCGGCGTTGATGTCCGACGTCGAGATGCCTAGTTCGCCCTTCCATGCCGAAAAATCGTTCATGACGGTCCACACTGAGGACGACGTCAGCAGGGCCGGCGTCGTCACGCCCGAGCCTTCTGGGAGGCAGCCTCGTGGGAAGAAGCGCGGTCGAGATGACGGACAAGGGACCAACGGCACTACGATCGGCAAGATTCGGCATCTCAAGAAAGAAGATGGCGAGCCGCTCTGGAGAAAAGACATCCAATACGATTTCCTCAAGGCTATCTTCGACAACGAGGACAAAGTCTTTACCAACAGTTACGAAAAGGACCGGCTGGGCAAGCAGTGCTTCGCCGATCTCTACATCGATACCATGTCCCGGAGCAGCAAGACCAGCAAAGTCCTCCGCGATAAGCTGCTGAGCGATCGCGATGCTGCCAAAGGGATGGCAATGGTCTGCCTCCTCGTCAACATCGGTCGCATGAACACAACGCTGAATT TCTTCCCGGAGATGCGAGCACAACTGCGCACCTACCACGCCATCCCGTCGCTCCAGGCCCGCCAGGACCCGCACGCATACAAACAGTTGCAAGATGCGCCCAGGTTGAAGTCCATTCTGAAGGGTGGGTGTGACGATCGGCCTGAGCCGGCCAGTCTCGACGAGGTCAAGGCTCTCAACGTGCCACGGACCAACCCGGTCaatctcctcttccttaTCTGTCATTCGGCAGCCAAGATCGCCGAATTGCATTTCCCTCCTGGCTACGAGTTCTATGATCTCCTGATGAAGACCAACTTCAGCAGCAAGAGCCGCGCACGCGCCTTCCTCTGGCTCATGTGGTTCTACCTTGAGTCCGACTTTACAGAAGAAGGATGCGAGGAGAACCCGTTTGGCCCCGGAGTGGACTACGGTGTCGACGTGGCCAACCAGGGCATCCCCCGCCTGGAATTCctgaccgaggaggaggaggaacaGGAAAATGTCGACACCCAAGAGGAGATCGAGTTCGGATACGCCAAGCAGAAAATGCGTGCCAAGATCATCGAGGCCGACCAGCAGTTCATGGCCGAGAGCCAGACAAAGAGgggtggcggccgaggacgggGCTTCCCCGCGGGCGACGAGATTGGACCGACAACAGGAATCCTCCCGCGCATACGACCATCGAAAAACGAGAGCGACCTTGATAGTGTCAGGTCGACCCCGCCACCCCGCGCCTTTGGACGGCAGAGCGGCGTCTTCGGAAGCACTAGCCGCCGCGGACCCCACTCCCTTAAGTACCAGGTCTTCGACGGCTcctcgcccggcggcgaccgCGCGATCGAGGGCATCGTGCCGCGTAagccccggccgccgacagctcaccagctcgccgtcgaACGCAACCGGTCTCAGCGCGTCGAGTACATTCTCGATCGGGGCATGCGCCGCACCCACCACCGCGCTCGCaagctgcgccgcgccgaagGGGCCATCATCCGCGCTCTTCCCCGGCTCGCCCAGATGCAGAACCCCTTTGACGACAGTGAAGAGGATGAAGCCGTCGTCCACGGGAACGGCAAGCACTCGTCCTCCGTCGCCAACGGAGATGCCAAGCGCCTGCGCGAGAGGGGCTacggcggcctcgcgcagctgaaggacgaagccgacgacTTTGGCGAGCAGGTCAGCTCCTACGCGGCGGCCTTCCGCCGTGCCGAGCGCCGGCTTGCCCGCTGGGAGAGCCACAACGGTCCGCCCCTGGGTGTTATCGCCCCCGTGAAGCGGCCCAGGATGCGCAACGGCACTGGCCGTGGCGATGAAGACGATGGAGAGGGCGACGGTGagggcgaaggcgaaggcgagggCTCGCCGTCGAAGGAGCCgatcgacccggccgagacGGAAGATGAGACCGAGGTCATGCTCCACGCGCGGCGCCTGCAGAGCAGCCAGCCTGCGCGCAGGGAGACCAACGGCGTGAGGCATGTTGACACAAATGAGGATACGCCCATGGATGATGCGGATGATCTGGATGACGTGGACAGGGAGCTGCTTGGATTAGGAGATGGCGATGGTGACGAGGTTGAAGGTGAAGGTGAGAATGAGGGAgagggcgacggcgaaggGGAGGATGAGTTGGACGAAGTGGACAAGACGTTGCTCGGTATGGACGGTGACTCGGATTCGGAGTAG